The DNA window ataaagctccccagctttgagctgtggagctgtagtactgtgttctctgcagtgGTAGTGCTCCAGGTTGTGGGTTGAATTGCAGACCCTTTGTTGTGGGTGCACTGTGAACATAAACATACTGGTCaaaactttgtgtgtgtggtgctgatgGGGGTTTTGCTGAGTCAGCCAACAGTACTTTGGCTATCAAAAGATAGCGGACTGAAGAATTGCTGGTGTTGATCCCGCCACGTCAATGGCAAACTGAACTGTCGGTCAACAGTCTGTGCCTTGATTGGGcagaggaagggaggggggttCTGAAAGTGTTGGGTGCCATGTGTGTCTGCCTTCACTGCAGCAATGAGATAAGAGGGGGGGAGTAAAACGTCTGGGGAGGAAACGATCCCCTTCCTGTCTGAAAATGGCACCCACAGGGGGAATGAGGCTTAATCCTGAATCATCAGCCTTGCTGTGGCTTGTAGCTCCCTGTGTTAAAGCCAGTGCAAACCCACATCAGTGGATTTTAGCCTCTTAAAGATGTGGAGACGCCCAGTAGTGTAATAAAGAAGGTTCTTTTGGTTTCCAGGACTTGTGATTGCTtatgtttgtctttgtcttgcttTGCAGCCCAACGCCCATGTATCCCCCTACATACCTAGAACCTGGGATAGGGTAAGTAGTGTCCTATACTGAGGGTCTCTGAATAATCACACGccctcctaaaaataaaggggtttcaaatggttctttgagcagagTTATAGAAGAAGCACATTTTGGTTTCATAGaggagtgaagaacctttacattgttATAGTAGGTACcattacatcaagtgaagtttATTTAAAGGTGCTTCACACTCTCCTATCTCTGGTGGTGGGACAAGAGTggtggcatcactcaaacatCCCATTGAAGCCAGTATCATGAATAGAGACCAATTTAGACCAGTTATAAAGATCTAGTAAACAGTGTGTAGAATATAAAATTACAATGACAAACAGCATTATTAGAAATAGATATAggtatttttttaacaattattTCAGATTTATTCAATAACAAATCCTTTATTTACACAATTGTTAAATAATACATTGCTTTTCAAAGTCCTTTTTTAGTTGTATATCACAAAATTAATACGGTGATATGTTTTTCTTTCATATAATCCAGCCTTAACGTCTCCCTAACCTAAGagagtttttattattattttcgaACATCTGGACAGAGattcatttgtgtttatgtaGGCATTAAGAGTTATGGCAAGGATCAAACTTTCCCTGTTTTCCATTCCTTCTCTTTGTCGTTCAGGAGGCACACGCCGTATGGGAACCAGACAGACTACAGGATATTTGAGCTCAACAAACGGCTACAGAACTGGACAGAGGTGAGTAAGGCACTAACATAAAGCATCCTTGAGTCCTACATGCCTGAGGGGGAAATTCCACTTCTGAGCCCTCTCAGGGCCCTTACAAATGCTCGGTACATGGTAACAGAGCATTCAGAGCATTCAAGCCAATACTTAGAACTAGGTGCAGCATGTGGTACAACATTTATGGCTGCATATTATGTTGAAAGCACTGTTTGGTTGAACATTTAATAGACCATCTAATCTTAAAGTAAACCATTTGTAGTTATAATACTCAGAATCCTTTTTGTAGGGTTTGTTTAGTTTTAGCTTGTGTTTTATAGATATTCTAATTATGAATCACATTTAAGCTGTTAGTTAAAGGGAATGGCTTTAATACTGTTCTGTATATGCACTTCAGCTGAATGTGTACCTTTCTCAGGAACAGCTCTGGCAGTCTCCCTGCAGAACGCTGCAGACTGTTGATGGCAGAATGTTGTTTTGATCTTGAGAATTCACAGTTTTCCTTGTTGCTGTCTccttttatacccctctctcgctcgctttctCACACTATCTCTCACTTTCCCCATCTCCCTCCAGGAGTGCGATAACCTGTGGTGGGACGCCTTCACCACAGAGTTTTTTGAAGACGACGCCATGCTGACAATCACCTTCTGTCTAGAGGACGGCCCCAAACGATACAGTAAGGATCTAAGCGCTATGTAATACACTgtcattttaaccattttttttttacatatttcatttgtatgtatgtagtagCTTTTACTAGCACTATGTTTCATATGACATTAATTGTAATTAGTTTTAGagtttatattataattacaattatataattaaaaagtattgggacacaatctctctgctgtccaggaaagattttctactagattttaaagaattgctgtgaggatttaatgcTGGGGACATTATGACCCTCTAGCAGAGAGTcctgttggcagtacttatttacagggactagacaagctgtatgtatttgCTTCGCTGTGTCCGCAATGGGTGCTGCTTAATGTAACTGATTGCaatcattagaagaggtgtccacaaacatatggacatatggtgtatatagATAACTAAACAGCTATCTAAGTGTTGCATACTACTGTAATTACTATTTTGTACTGCATGACTTTATAGatgatttttttctccttccttcAGCAATTGGTCGGACGCTGATCCCACGCTACTTCCGCAGTATATTTGAGGGAGGTGCGACTGAGCTCTACTATGTGCTAAAGCACCCTAAGGAGTCCTTCCACAATAACTTTGTGTCCCTGGACTGTGACCAGTGCACGATGGTCACTCAGAATGGCAAGCCTATGTTCACACAGGTAGGTCCTATAGCAGTAGCGTGtgtgatatatataatatatgtatgtataatctatatatatatatgtgctgtATAATCATTTAATTACTATAACTATAAGACCTACAGAAATGGGAATTATTTGTGGAAATGTATAGGGACCCCAAACCCCATTTAAACAAACTGTATCTAAAACAGCTACCCGGAAGTCATTCCCTatctatattaaaaaaaaattaagatgaAAACATGGGCAAAATAAAATGCATATGAAACTTCTCTTGGTGTTTTACATTCTGATGTCTCCTGACAAAAAACAAATTACATGAATATCTGCTTTTTGCAGTTCCTTTGAAATTTAAACTACAATTTGTATTGACAAAATTCTGAAATACCCTCAAAACATGCCTAGGGTTATATGTATTAAGCATCTACAAAAGCTCCAGGTTAAGAATTTTATTCACTGATTTAAAAGTAGAACCTGACCCCAGGACAGGTCTGCCAGTGTTGGCTAAggctaattaaataattaatgagTAAAGTATCATGAGGATATTGAGTGTAAAGATATATACTATGGACTACTAATCAGTATGCAGTTAAGTGCTACCACTGTTCTTTGCATTTAATGACATTGtttacatcacatcacatcatatTGATTACATTACACTATAAAGAACAtagtataaatattatatagtaCTAGGTGGTATTATTGGTTTATGTATCTACATTGGTGTGTCTGTGCAGGTCTGTGTGGAGGGCCGTTTATACCTGGAGTTCATGTTTGACGACATGATGAGGATAAAGACGTGGCACTTCAGCATAAGGCAGCACAGAGAGCTCATCCCCCGCAGCATCCTGGCTATGCACGTATGTGTCAAACCTTTCTCCCATAACTCTAACCTAGGACACAGTCATATTTCCAGTGGGAGAAATATCAGCACAGTAATATTTAAGGATCATTCGTCATGTCTGGCATTCTAGGCCCAAGACCCGCAGATGGTGGACCAGCTGTCTAAGAACATCACGAGATGCGGCCTCTCCAACTCGACTCTAAACTACCTCCGAGTGAGTGCACACACTGCATCCATATGCACCAGCTGTCTCATAGTGACAGTGCTGTATTCATGAAACACTTCAGAGTGGGGAAATCGCACCTTACTTCCCTGACTCCCCTGAACATGTTTTTTCTTGTTCATGCTGTGGGGCTCAGGTTTACTCCCACTGTTTTACTTCTGTGTTGATGATTTATTTGAAAGCTTTCTTCTCTGTGAATCCATGATTAGTGTGCAGTTGACTCAGCTGTAATACATTTTatgttctatatagtactgcaAACAGGTTCTTCGTCTCATACAGTGCAATGTTGAACCAGTTTTAAGGATTAGGGTTCTATAAAGAGCCATGTGAGTTTTCCCTTGTATTTGAAGAATCCTTTAGTCAGGCAAACAACTTGGCAAGTACATTGCAGTCAAATCGAAAGAAGGGGgtgatttgcctttcttaccagcatgTGAGCTGCTGTTTGATTTTTCTTGGCTTCCATGAAAATCCTCTATACCTTCAATGTTCTCCTGCAGCCTATTTCCTAGTAACAGTCCATACTGTAGAAAACTGAAAAacccttgtttttcttcttatagccttcccGTACATTGTGGGCCtttgtttacttttattttcagATCTTAAGACcgttgcttagaggagcctgtGTATGAGTAATTATATTGCAATTTATAAAGCTtgtcaattttattttattaattacaatttatttgctaatcaaggtctgagCCTTTTTGGGACTTGTGGTGTCAACTTCTACACAAGCCACAACTGATGATTTGgatttataaaaatatgaatgttACAATATacaggatttgctgaaaattgTGTTATTCCTGATTATCTACAGAGTCTGTGTACTTAtcatcaattaaaaaaattactAATTTGGCCAATGGTGTCCCATCGTCCGCATTCAACATGTGTATGCTCTATTGCAAAGTTGTCATTTAATCACAGCATGCAAAAGATTTTAAACagcatgttctctctctctctttctctctctctctatctgcacCCTTTTGCctctgtagctgtgtgtgatACTGGAGCCAATGCAAGAGCTCATGTCCAGGCATAAGACTTACAGCCTGAGCCCTAGAGACTGTCTGAAGACCTGCCTGTTCCAGAAATGGCAGAGGATGGTAGCTCCACCAGGTATGCATACATTTTCCTCTCTGTTCACAATAGAAAAACGTGTAGGTTTCTATTAAAGGAAACCTCCTGCACAGTATCCCACCACAGCAACGAATACCAGAAAAGACATCCTAGATATAGATATCCTGCCTCAGTTTGTAGTTTTTGAGaaatacttttgtcttgttaGCTGTTTAGTTTGAACACTGTTGGGAACAGATGCTACAAGCACTAGCTAGACTCTTGCTTCCGCTGTGTTTCTCATCATAAAGCTTTGTTTGGTCTGTCTGTCCTCAGCGGAACCAGCGCGGCAGGCACCCAAAAACCGGCGGAAGCGCAAGATCTCGGGCGGCAGCACCATGAGTGCAGGAGGAGgtaccaacaacaacagcaacagcaagaAGAAGAGCCCCGCTGGCAGCTTCCCTCTCTCCAGCCAAGTACCTGTAAGCAGACTTCAAACAAGCACAGTTGGGTGTTTTACTAAGTACAAGGTGGCTTTATCACAGGAAAGCAAATTTAATTCACAATATGAGGGtggcttatttatttgttaatttttttaatttattagtaAATGTTTTTGGACCACCCTGAGGATTTCAGTCCCTCACTTGTTCCACATTTCCAGCCAGAACGAGGCAACATATAGGGCAACCAGAGGTTGTTTACCTAAACtggtcttaaaggcacagtaatgaTACTGGCTATTTAATTTTAAGGGATAAActtgagggggaaaaaacggAGCCCCAtacgacaaaaaaaacaaaaaacaaaacaggccTTTTAAAAATGAGTGTTTCACCCCTTCCAACCACTTAAATGGTTTATCCCCTTCTGCAGGACGTGATGGTTGTGGGCGAGCCCACTCTTATGGGAGGGGAGTTCGGAGACGAAGACGAGCGCCTGATCACCCGGCTGGAGAACACACAGTTTGACGCGGCCAACGGCATCGACGACGAGGACAGCTTCAACAACTCTCCCGCCCTGGGTGCCAACAGCCCCTGGAACAACAAGGCTCCGTCCAGTCAGGAGAGCAAGAGCGACAACCCCACCTCACAAGCCTCTCAGTGAGACTCAGGCCAGGAGGGGAAGGGAAGGGAGGGGAGACGAAGGAAGGGAGGGGAAGGGAATGGGAGGGTAGGGGGGCGGGGGTGTCATGGAGGAGGTGGGTGTTAGAAGGTGGCAGCGAGGTCGCGGACGGCTGACTCACTCATCTACATGCAGAACCACGTACACACAAACGGCAGCCATCCATTTCGCCCCTGTCTCGGTGCGCTGGAAAAACGAGCGAGATGAAGACTGTGAGCCAGAAGAGAGAACGACGGGACATTTTATTGATTAATGTATTGGGTTTTAATAACAACGCGGTGGTCGTGAAGTTGTTGGAGTTTTATGGTCCGAATGCTCCTCCAAGGAAGGTGTAGATAGTTCATTTGTTTAAGTTAAGGAAGGAGTTGGTTGTTTCATCCTGTGAGAAGAAGACCAACATGTAAAACTCCAGCAAagcacacatatatacacacacaaacacacacacacacacacacacacacacacacacatatatatattctctctctaaACTAACTGGCAAAGGTGAAAGCTGATGTCCGTTCTGGTCTGCTGGTTGCTCTGAAACCCCAAGCCATGCTGAAGCTGGAGCAGGAGCAAGCGTACTTCCATTCAGGTCTTTCCCTGCCATTAGTGGAAGATTTGGACTGGCCACATGAAACACATGAAACCCaatacaccaccaccacccacagTGCTGTAGAACAGCTCAGAAATGGTCATGGTTTTAAAAGGGTGAGTAGGTGGAGAGCATTTAAAGCGAAGCATTTTGGAAAAATTTTATCTGCATTTTATACCAGCCTCTATTTCCCTagaatgtttttatttgatttttttttaccgaCATTGAAAGCTACAGACCAAGGAGCTACGAGGACTTTCAAGAAGGTCCTTAAAATCTCAACCCTCAAATTATATTggtttgtattatttttaaaaacagaagAGAGTAATTTAGTGTGGGCTTTTATTtccttttgtgtacttgtgctTGTATATTTAAGGTAGTAGCAAAAGTTCTGTATAACTGTATGGAAATGTATTCTTCCCTAGCATTACCTAAAGCCATTCTGATctgatgtgtaaaaaaaaaaaagaaaaaaagtgaaaagagaaaacacaTGAAACCTGTCCCTCCCCACCCCTACCCCCCTGCTCCTTTTCTCCCCTAATTTTATGAACCTGTGTACAATTGATTGATTTAAAAGAAAGGGCACAGTCACGCCGGATTGATCTGTTCGTTCTTGGTCTGAGTAAGGCCAGCCAAAGCAGCAGCCTTTGTCACATCGGTCATTATGTGTTTAAACCGGGGATTTCAAGGCCTGTACGAGCAAATTAGACAGCATCACTCCACTCTTTGTATTAGCCAGTGTGATTTATTGATCCATTGTCTCGGTCTTTGGGTCACTCTGTCACATACAGGTTATTTCGTTAAGTGCATGTCGGCATAGGCACGTCCTTAACCCATGTGGACCATATTTCTTTCGCCATATGGAGACGGGAAGTCCATCTTGTCCATTGAATTCATTGGtcatttatgttttgttttgggtttttttttttccttcactaAATTGATACCCTGCCCAGTTTTAATTCATTTCCATTCAAATTGTGAGATTTCTGCCAGCCCTGCACTTGTAATTGAAACTAAATGGTGATCTGTCCCCCTTCTAACCCCGTAGACACCCCCTCTTTGATATATCTATTTTTTTCTTAGTTTCTGCCCTTGACTAAATTAATGTATGTACcaataaaatatgaattttcACTTTAAAAGAGAGCGGCCTGTTTGCTGTCCTTTATTATTGCACCCATAATGGGTAACGAGATGCCTTTCATCCACAGCACGTTTCTTTAAGGACCCTCTGAGATCCTGACAGACAGTGCAGTAAGGATATGTGTGGGACAGGTCATTGATAATGTTTGGGGGGCATCCAGTCAATGAGACAACCTCATTTACGCTTCTGTCTTCTGTGGAGACTTGCTGGTCTTGCTGTTctctgctgccctctagtggaatATCTATCAAGTGTTTGAGAACCCCTGGTttagagaaccatttttgtgaatgtgaagaactttTCTAAGGTTTAAAGAATGGTTAGACGgttctttaaccctttaaaaggtTATGAGCTTCAGGAACCCCGTGACCATCCACATTTTTAACTATCCTTATGTGTTGCAATTTGGAATGGGCAAAAGTTTGTTTGGGGGTCCCTGAGGTCTCTcagtttttgtaaatgagatgatgtgactgtgaagaacctctCTATGGATATTGAAGATCTCGGAAGATCTCACAAGTGGGTTCGAAACCTTTTGCATTGTGTgaagaaacatttaaaaacatggttctgtagAGGAGTGTTTCTCAAATTGATCCTCCAGGGTCCcagattatttttttacattacattttttattcattttatgcATTATGCAATCTCAACAGGTCATGAGATTGGAAAAAGTATAAATTCATCTGGAGGTCCCTGAGGGCCTGTTTGTGAAGCCCTGGTTTAGATGCATGTTTGCAAATTGGATGTTTGAGTGTCGAGATCCGTATTAAGGTTTAAGGAATATAAAGGTTCCCTGAAGTTCTCCTAAATTGGTATGAAATCCTTATATTGTGTGAGAAGATTCTTTAAAGATgcaaaaggttcctcacactcactcaaACGGATCCTCAGGGGCCCCCAGACCGTCCACATTTTTTGATCTATCGTGTTGCCAGTTGGAAGGAAACAGCAATACATCCAAGGATCGCTGAGGGCCggtttgggaaccactgcttcTTTTTGATGTGAAGAAACTTTCTAAGGGTTAAGGGACATACGTTTTCAGAAGGTCCCGTTGGTTTAGAACCAaagtgatggttctttataccttcaaaaggttcttggTTCTCTCACACCCACAGATCTCTTTTTCCAACATGGTTCTGTAGAGCGGTGGTTCTCAAAGCAATCCTCAAGGACCTGTAGATGGTCTACGTTGATCCATCCCTATATACTGCAAGTTGGAATGGGCGAAAAGTTAGTCTGGGGGTTCCTGGGGACCTGTTTGAGAAGCACTTTTTTGGGGAACCCCAAAAAATTGGCATTGTTTAGAGAGCCTTTTTATGCAGTGTAGTCTTAAATTTGG is part of the Salminus brasiliensis chromosome 17, fSalBra1.hap2, whole genome shotgun sequence genome and encodes:
- the ldb1b gene encoding LIM domain-binding protein 1b isoform X1; this encodes MSVGGCACPGCSSKSFKLYSPKEPPNGSAFPPFHPGTMLDRDVGPTPMYPPTYLEPGIGRHTPYGNQTDYRIFELNKRLQNWTEECDNLWWDAFTTEFFEDDAMLTITFCLEDGPKRYTIGRTLIPRYFRSIFEGGATELYYVLKHPKESFHNNFVSLDCDQCTMVTQNGKPMFTQVCVEGRLYLEFMFDDMMRIKTWHFSIRQHRELIPRSILAMHAQDPQMVDQLSKNITRCGLSNSTLNYLRLCVILEPMQELMSRHKTYSLSPRDCLKTCLFQKWQRMVAPPAEPARQAPKNRRKRKISGGSTMSAGGGTNNNSNSKKKSPAGSFPLSSQVPVSRLQTSTDVMVVGEPTLMGGEFGDEDERLITRLENTQFDAANGIDDEDSFNNSPALGANSPWNNKAPSSQESKSDNPTSQASQ
- the ldb1b gene encoding LIM domain-binding protein 1b isoform X3, producing the protein MSVGGCACPGCSSKSFKLYSPKEPPNGSAFPPFHPGTMLDRDVGPTPMYPPTYLEPGIGRHTPYGNQTDYRIFELNKRLQNWTEECDNLWWDAFTTEFFEDDAMLTITFCLEDGPKRYTIGRTLIPRYFRSIFEGGATELYYVLKHPKESFHNNFVSLDCDQCTMVTQNGKPMFTQVCVEGRLYLEFMFDDMMRIKTWHFSIRQHRELIPRSILAMHAQDPQMVDQLSKNITRCGLSNSTLNYLRLCVILEPMQELMSRHKTYSLSPRDCLKTCLFQKWQRMVAPPAEPARQAPKNRRKRKISGGSTMSAGGGTNNNSNSKKKSPAGSFPLSSQVPDVMVVGEPTLMGGEFGDEDERLITRLENTQFDAANGIDDEDSFNNSPALGANSPWNNKAPSSQESKSDNPTSQASQ
- the ldb1b gene encoding LIM domain-binding protein 1b isoform X4; its protein translation is MLDRDVGPTPMYPPTYLEPGIGRHTPYGNQTDYRIFELNKRLQNWTEECDNLWWDAFTTEFFEDDAMLTITFCLEDGPKRYTIGRTLIPRYFRSIFEGGATELYYVLKHPKESFHNNFVSLDCDQCTMVTQNGKPMFTQVCVEGRLYLEFMFDDMMRIKTWHFSIRQHRELIPRSILAMHAQDPQMVDQLSKNITRCGLSNSTLNYLRLCVILEPMQELMSRHKTYSLSPRDCLKTCLFQKWQRMVAPPAEPARQAPKNRRKRKISGGSTMSAGGGTNNNSNSKKKSPAGSFPLSSQVPVSRLQTSTDVMVVGEPTLMGGEFGDEDERLITRLENTQFDAANGIDDEDSFNNSPALGANSPWNNKAPSSQESKSDNPTSQASQ
- the ldb1b gene encoding LIM domain-binding protein 1b isoform X2; this translates as MTDQLETAGCSSKSFKLYSPKEPPNGSAFPPFHPGTMLDRDVGPTPMYPPTYLEPGIGRHTPYGNQTDYRIFELNKRLQNWTEECDNLWWDAFTTEFFEDDAMLTITFCLEDGPKRYTIGRTLIPRYFRSIFEGGATELYYVLKHPKESFHNNFVSLDCDQCTMVTQNGKPMFTQVCVEGRLYLEFMFDDMMRIKTWHFSIRQHRELIPRSILAMHAQDPQMVDQLSKNITRCGLSNSTLNYLRLCVILEPMQELMSRHKTYSLSPRDCLKTCLFQKWQRMVAPPAEPARQAPKNRRKRKISGGSTMSAGGGTNNNSNSKKKSPAGSFPLSSQVPVSRLQTSTDVMVVGEPTLMGGEFGDEDERLITRLENTQFDAANGIDDEDSFNNSPALGANSPWNNKAPSSQESKSDNPTSQASQ